TGGTCCTTCTTCAATCAGCGCCCCGTTTTGCAGAAACACCACGCGATCAGCGACGCCAGCGGCAAAAGCAATATCGTGGGTACTGATGATCATGGTGATACCGGTTTGCGCCAGGCTGCGCATGGTCTGGTTCACCTCGCGGACCAGTTCAGGATCGAGGGCCGAAGTGGGTTCATCAAACAGCAGAATTTGTGGTTCGGCGGCGAGCGCGCGGGCAATGCCGACACGCTGCTTCTGTCCACCCGACAATTCATGCGGCAGCGAGGCGGCGAAATCGCCAAGACCGACCATCTTCAGCGCACGCATCGCTTTGGCACGAGCCACTTCTGGCTGCGCACCCTGTACGCGCAGCAAAATGCTCATCACATTTTCCAGCGCGGTCAGGTGATCAAATAACGCGAAGTGTTGAAACACGATACCGATACCTGATTTGGCGCGGTTAACGGGCAGGTGACGCTGTGCCAGCGGCTTGCCGTTGGCATCGGTGCCCATAAAATGCCCTTCGGTCTGAATGGTGCCCTTCAGGCGCGGCGTCAGCGCCAGAATCGATTTCAGCAGCGTACTTTTACCGGAACCGGAACGGCCGAGCAGCACCACCACTTCGCCACGTCGCACGGTGAGCGACAGATTGTTGAGGACGGTTTTACCGGCGTATTCAACGCACAAATTATCGATTTCCAGTACCGGCGCGGCGGTCTGCGTGTCCCAGCGGCGTTTCGGCAGGTGCATCGGGGTGATGTCGGCTTCCTGCGGCAGTAATGCCAGCCGGGCACGAGCGCGACGGGCGCGTTCGTCGAGGTTATAGAATTTCTCCATCCACCACTGCCCCCCGGCCAGCAACGTGGAAAGGATCAGATAGATGCCGCCGGAGGCCACCAGCACCGGGATAAACAGGAAGTTTTGCGACACAATCGCCTGGCCGCGCATCGTCAGTTCATTGACACCGACCACCGAGGCCAGCGAGGTGGATTTCAGCAGGCCCACGGTTTCGTTGCCCATGGTTGGCAGGATGGCGCGCAACGCTTGCGGGATCACCACATGGATCATCTCTTTGGTGCGCGAGTAGCCAAACGCCTGCGCCGCCATGCTTTGGTCGCGATCGGTCGCCATAATGCCGCCACGAATGATTTCGGCGCAGAAGGCGGTCTCGTTAATCATCAAGGCCAGCAGTGCACTGGTGAACGGACTGAAGCGCAGGCCAAATTCCGGCAGCACGTTGTACAGCAGAATCAATTGCAGCAGCACCGGGGTGCCGCGCAGGGTATAGATATAAATCTTCACCGGTAAGCGGATAAACAGATACTTAGAGGTGCTGGCCAGCGCCAGAAAAAAACCAATCAGAATGCCGCCCGCTAACGCGCCGACCAGCAGTTCAACTGCGATCACGGCGCCCTGCCAGAGATAAGGCAGGGTTAAATATTTTAAGAAATCATCCACCACATTATCTCCGGCAGGCTTTCAGGAACGTAATTAACCGCGAGCAACTACCGGACGTTCAGCGCTGCCGCCCTGGCCCCAGTAATCGAGCAGTTTTTTCTGTGCGCCACTTTCCTGAATCACCTTCATGGCATCCAGCACCGCGCTGCGCAGCGTGGCGTTGTCTTTGGCAATCGGAAAACCGACCATAATCGGCAGGTCCACGGTGAAGGCGCTGTCCAGCGTGCCGTCAGCCTTGGCGATAGCGCGGGCTGAACCGGCTTCGGTCAGGTAGACATCGGCACGACCACTTTTCACTGCCTGGATGCTGTTGTCGGTGTTCTGCACCATCAGCATGCTGACTTCCGGCTTACCGGCGGCGCTGCATTTGGCGCTCTGCTCTGGCACCAGTTTGTTGGCTTCGTAAGTGCCGGCGGCAGCGGCAACGGTTTTGCCACACAGGTCATCAACGCTGTTGATTTTCTTCGGGTTGCCTTTGGCGACCACGGAACCATCCTGCACCTGGACCGACGCGACGAAGGCGATCTGCTTCAGGCGCTC
The DNA window shown above is from Pantoea sp. At-9b and carries:
- a CDS encoding amino acid ABC transporter permease/ATP-binding protein, whose translation is MDDFLKYLTLPYLWQGAVIAVELLVGALAGGILIGFFLALASTSKYLFIRLPVKIYIYTLRGTPVLLQLILLYNVLPEFGLRFSPFTSALLALMINETAFCAEIIRGGIMATDRDQSMAAQAFGYSRTKEMIHVVIPQALRAILPTMGNETVGLLKSTSLASVVGVNELTMRGQAIVSQNFLFIPVLVASGGIYLILSTLLAGGQWWMEKFYNLDERARRARARLALLPQEADITPMHLPKRRWDTQTAAPVLEIDNLCVEYAGKTVLNNLSLTVRRGEVVVLLGRSGSGKSTLLKSILALTPRLKGTIQTEGHFMGTDANGKPLAQRHLPVNRAKSGIGIVFQHFALFDHLTALENVMSILLRVQGAQPEVARAKAMRALKMVGLGDFAASLPHELSGGQKQRVGIARALAAEPQILLFDEPTSALDPELVREVNQTMRSLAQTGITMIISTHDIAFAAGVADRVVFLQNGALIEEGPPAILKNPTTPAFATFLEHENATEAQHANA
- a CDS encoding transporter substrate-binding domain-containing protein: MKFARLALLLSGLSGTMLAGLSSAHAATDPITPTASDFAAMAQCKTLQTKYPSLKGKDLVVGLGGYTKGFEAPSENDPSIIEGLDPSLFERISSCLGAKHSYQNGSFNVLLTSIASGRADIGPMLYVTDERLKQIAFVASVQVQDGSVVAKGNPKKINSVDDLCGKTVAAAAGTYEANKLVPEQSAKCSAAGKPEVSMLMVQNTDNSIQAVKSGRADVYLTEAGSARAIAKADGTLDSAFTVDLPIMVGFPIAKDNATLRSAVLDAMKVIQESGAQKKLLDYWGQGGSAERPVVARG